The following coding sequences lie in one Mercenaria mercenaria strain notata chromosome 5, MADL_Memer_1, whole genome shotgun sequence genomic window:
- the LOC123558750 gene encoding metalloproteinase inhibitor 2-like, whose translation METKILLGFLVFATLCHLGYSCSCLPMSFTKKYCDADFVAKVRVRSNLKNPSGQQDFNDFYKIRRIGAPWKGSVKRRTRVYTASNDAMCGVYLQKGKKYLLAGNMVGNKLRINLCSSIYERTPLSRQIRKMKKNRRLCIPTIFNANKFRAARTSGK comes from the exons atggaaacaaaaatattgctAGGATTTCTAGTGTTTGCGACTTTATGCCATCTTGGATATTCGTGTTCATGTTTGCCTATGAGTTTTACGAAGAAGTATTGCGATGCCGACTTCG TTGCGAAAGTTCGAGTAAGAAGTAATCTGAAAAACCCCAGTGGGCAACAGGACTTCAACGACTTCTACAAGATACGGAGGATAGGTGCTCCTTGgaaa GGTTCTGTCAAACGAAGAACTCGCGTGTATACAGCCAGTAATGATGCAATGTGTGGCGTATACTtgcagaaaggaaaaaaataccTACTTGCAG GTAACATGGTTGGAAATAAATTGAGAATTAACCTGTGCTCGTCTATATATGAAAGGACACCACTGTCACGGCAGAtcagaaaaatgaagaaaaacagaCGACTTTGCATACCTACTATTTTTAATGCAAACAAG TTTAGGGCGGCGAGGACAAGCGGAAAATAG